The DNA segment GGTAATCACGACGCCCATGACTGACTTAGTTTACGAACAGCCTTTAAATGAGAAGATTCGCAGCTATTTGCGCCTCGAATATCTCAATAAACAGCTCGGTAATAATCTAAATCACGACCACCAGCATAGATGTTTCTACCCTCTTTTCTCCCTGTGCGAATTATCGGAGCGTTGCGATTATCGCAACGAAGTCCTTAAAGATATCGAGCGCAATCTGCTTCAACTGAGCAAATGGCAAGAGCTCGACCATGTCGATAGCGAACAGATTGAGTTTTACATTCAAGCATTAATGCAAGCCAGAGAGCCACTACAGCGTCCCGAGCGCTGTGGTAGTCAACTCAAACAAGACCGATTTTTATCGGCTCTGCGACAGCGTTTTGGCATGCCAGGTGCCTGCTGTAACTTCGACCTCCCCCAACTGCATTTTTGGCTCGCCAAACCCTGGGAAGAAAGACAGCAAGATTACCAAGCTTGGATCAGCCATTTTGATCCCCTTCTCACCCCCATCACGCTTTTACTTCAACTTACCCGCAGTACCGCCCATTTCGATAACGCCACCGCCCATGCCGGTTTTTACCAAGGTGACAGCGCTCAAGCGCTCTCGCTAGTACGCGTCAAAGTCGATGCCGCCCACGGCTGCTACCCCACCATCAGTGGTCATCGCAATCGCTACGCCATCCACTTTGTCCAATTCGACCAACAGCGCCACTCCGACCGCAGCATCGAATTCCTACTGGCGACCTGTGCCTGAAGCCTTTACACTAACGACCTCTAAGCTACTGCTGAGTTAAAGCCGCATAATTGCGATACTCAGCGATTTCCTTGTTATTTCAGTCGACTGCTAAGGAGAAGTCTATTATGCCGTTAACCGTCAACTGTCCCATTTGTAAAACCCCAGTAGAATGGGTTCCTCAATCGGAATTCAAACCCTTTTGTAGCGAGCGCTGCAAGATGATTGACCTCGGCGATTGGGCCTCCGAAAAACATGCTATTCCGGTCAAATCTGAGTTTGACCTCGACGCGTTAGATGAACTCGGTTACGACGAAGAAAGCTTTTTCAAAGAGTAATACTCAATAATCAGCCCTTTATAAGCAGAATTTTATGACAAAACGCATTCATGTTGCCGTCGGCATTATCCTCAACCCTAACGGGCAAATCCTACTCGCTAAGCGACCAGAACATTTACATCAAGGCGGTAAGTGGGAATTTCCAGGAGGCAAAGTCGAACAGGGCGAAACCGTCACCCAAGCCTTAATTCGTGAGCTAAAAGAGGAAGTTGCGCTAATCGTCAGCGCAAGCGAGCCTTTTATGGCGCTAAGCTACGATTATCCCGATAAACAAGTGTTACTCGATATTCACACTGTCAGTGAATTTACGGGAGAGGCGCAAGGGCTTGAAGGGCAACAGATTGCTTGGGTCAATAGGCATGAACTGAGCCATTACGACTTCCCCGAGGCCAATAAACCGATCCTCGCCAAGTTATTGGAGCAATAGCAAACTTTTTGCAGGCAGAAGCAAGTTTTACATTAGCGATACGTGATCTGGCTTGCAGCAAACTCATTGGCAACTTTTAGAAAACGAAAATTAGTGTTTGAATGCAAACTCATTATTATTCTTCGATTTCGAGGGCATATCATGCACAATAACGTTAAAGCATTACTCGCCACGACCGCGTTATTTTTTAGCTGCCAAGTACTAGCAAATGGCGGCTGTGGCTTTGAAGAGCAACAACAGGGCTTGATTGCCACCTGCAGCGAGGAGAAACAAGAAGTGATTTTAACTGGTGTAGTTGAAGCGCAACATTTAGTAAAAGATCTCAATGAGTTTGCTGAGGGCTACAAGAGCTATCAAGTGGATACCGCATCCTTAGCCCCTCTTAAAAATATCACTGAGCCAACCGAAATCGTGGTCATCATCGGCACTTGGTGCCCAGACTGCCATCGCGAAACACCCCGCTTTATTCGCATTATGGAAGAAGTGGCTAACCCCAATATCAAAGTGACTTATATTGGGGTTGATCGCAGCAAGCAAGATCCTGAAGGACTGGCGGCAAAATACGAATTCAAGCGTATTCCCACCTTTATCGTGCTACAACAGGGTAAAGAAATTGGCCGTATTGTTGAGCGTCCAACCGTCTCGCTCGAAAAAGATTTAGTCGAGATTTTAAACTAATCTCGAGTCGGTAAATCATAAAGGCCGCCAAGTGTACACTTGGCGGCCTTTATCTTTTAAAATGGATTTGAAGTTAAATCGCTTCTTCTAAAATTCGCTGTGCCAGCATCACTAGCACGCCCTCACGCAGTGCGCCGCCTGATAGCGTCAACTGCTCAATCCCCAAGAATTCAAAGAGCGCGAGTAAAATCGCCACTCCAGCGGCAAATGTCGGTGCGCGCTCGGCACTAAGGCCGATAATCCCCATAAGACTCGCATGTTCTTCAGCAAGGATTTCCGCTTTAAGCTGATTCAGCACAGCTAAGGTAATGATTTCAGACTGCTTACGGTGCATTAAGACTTCGACCACAGATTGCACCGCGCCAGAAGCCCCCACCACACAGTGCCATCCTAAGTCTTTTAACCTTTGCCTATGTTCACCTAAGACTTCCAACACTTCCTGCTTGGCATCGTCAAAATCGAGCTCTTGCAACGGAGCGTTGTTAAAGAAGCGACGGTTAAAGGTCACGCTACCCATAGGCAAACTGGTCTTAAACTGAACTTGGTGACCATCACCGATAATAAACTCGGTACTGGCGCCACCAATATCGATCACTAAACGTCGACCTTGGCCGCAAGTGGTCGCCACCATACCTTGATAAATCAGCTCAGCTTCACGCATGCCTGAGATAATCTCAATCGGATGACCCAAAAGCGGAATCGCCTTCTGATTAAACTCATCGGCATTATGGATACAGCGCAGTGTCGCGGTAGCAATTACAGCGACATGATTAGGATGGATTTTATGCAGCGCTAACATTTGGGCAAACATTGCTAGACAATCTAGGCCACGCTGCATCACTTCTGCGGTTAGATGACCATCTTCGCCAATGCCTTCGGCTAACCTTACTTTACGTTTGTATTTAGCAATAATGTGTGGCTGACCGCCTTTTGTCTTAGCGATCAGCATATTAAAGCTATTAGAGCCTAAAGTAATGGCGGCATAAGCGGGTGTTGGCATTTAAGGCTGTCTACGCGTCCTGTCATGGCGAGGTGGACGTCCACCACTACGATGGGCACCTTGTGGTCGCCCTGCACCTGAGCGTTCACGTAAATTGCGTGCTCCCGCAGGATGCTTGCGATGAATTTTGACCGGCGGCGGAATATCTTCCAGCAAGGCATCACGGTCATAATTGCTCACAGGAATAGAGTGATTGATGTAGGTTTCAATCGCAGGCAAATTCAGGGCATATTCTTCACAGGCAAAACTGACCGATACACCTTTGTTACCCGCACGCCCAGTACGACCAATACGGTGGACGTAATCTTCACAATCATCAGGTAAATCATAATTGTAGACGTGGGAAACATCGGAAATATGCAGTCCGCGCGCGGCAACGTCGGTCGCGACCAGAATATCTAATTGGCCTTGGGTAAATTGCTCGAGAATGCGAATACGCTTCTTCTGCGGCACATCGCCCGTCAGCAAACCAACGCGGTGTCCATCCCCTTCAAGCCAAGACCATAGGTTTTCACAACTGTGCTTAGTGTTTGAAAAAACAATAGCCTTCTCTGGCCAATCTTCTTCAATCAGCGTCAGCAGCAAACGCATTTTGTCTTCTTGGGAAGGATAGAAAATTTCTTCTTTGATGTTCTTGGAGGTTTTTTCTTCGGGGGCGATTTCGACTTTCACAGGATCATTCATATGATCGTAGGCGAGTTCCTGCACTTTCATCGAAAGCGTCGCCGAAAACAGCATATTCAGACGCTGATCGGCACTGGGCATACGTCGGAATAGGAAACGAATATCCTTGATAAAACCAAGATCGAACATACGGTCGGCTTCATCTAGTACCACCGCTTGAATACCACCGAGATTGATAATTCCTTGACGAACGTAATCAATGATGCGCCCGGTAGTACCAATCAGAATATCTACGCCTTGATCGAGCGTCTTACGCTGTACATCATAGCTTTCACCGCCATAGACAATGCCGACTTTTAAGTGGCTGTGTTTGGCTAGAAGAATTGCGTCTTTCGCGATTTGAATCGCCAGCTCTCGGGTTGGAGCCATAATGATGGCGCGCGGCTGATTTAACTGACGGTTTTCAGGAACAGGCGTCGACAATAAATGGTTAAATGTGGCAACCAAAAACGCCATTGTCTTACCCGTGCCCGTTTGGGCTTGGCCGGCGATATCTTTTGATTGAAGTAATACGGGTAATGATAACGCCTGAATCGGCGTACAAAATTCAAAGCCGTTTTCGGCAAGTGCCTGTTTAACCTCTGGATGCAGAGGAAGGTCGGCAAATTTTTGATTAGATAAATGTGTTTGGCTCATAGCGCAAGCATACCATTTGGGGTTGCAATAAGATACTCGATCGTTTGAAATAGCCACATTGTAAAAAGGTAACTTGAAAAGCTATTTTTCAGCCCCAATATACATGGTAAGCCATTAACAAACCAGCAATGGCAACCAAACTGGAGAACATCATGAGCGATAAAATTATATACCTGAGCGACGACAGCTTCGAAAACGACGTATTAAAGGCCGATTTACCAGTATTGGTAGACTTTTGGGCTGAATGGTGTGGTCCATGCAAAATGATCGCTCCTATCCTTGACGACGTTGCCGAAGAGTACGCAGGTCGTGTGACTATCGCTAAATTAAACGTTGACCAAAACAACGTTTCTCCAGCGAAATATGGCGTTCGTGGTATCCCAACTTTACTGTTATTCAAGAACGGTGAATTAGCGGCAACTAAAGTTGGCGCACTGTCAAAAACTCAATTAAAAGAGTTCATCGACGCACAAATCTAATTTGTTGTCGCTATGAGTGACCTCCGGCACAAGCTTTAATTAATTGTGCCGGAATACCCCTAAATTTCTGGACGCCCCGCTTTGTTAGTGCTACTTTAATAACCAGATTCTTTCTAACTAAACCACTTCTCGCTCGTCAATCACTATCCTGAATCACAAACTTTACTGATTGATCGCGGTAAGCTTTGTCGCGTAACACAAGATCCCCAACATGAACTTAACTGAATTAAAAGACACGCCGATATCCGACCTAGTCTCGCTAGCCGAAAATATGAAACTCGAAAATATGGCCCGCGCTCGCAAGCAGGACATTATTTTCTCTATTCTTAAAGCCCACGCCAAAAGCGGCGAAGACATTTTCGGTGGTGGTGTATTAGAAATACTCCAAGACGGATTCGGTTTCTTACGTAGTGCAGATGGATCTTACTTAGCTGGCCCGGATGATATTTATGTATCACCAAGCCAAATTCGCCGCTTTAACATGCGAACGGGCGACACGATTTTTGGCAAGATTCGCCCACCAAAAGAAGGTGAACGTTATTTTGCCCTGCTAAAAGTTAACGAAGTTAACTTCGATAAACCTGAAAACTCTCGCAACAAAATCCTCTTTGAAAACTTAACCCCACTCCACGCAGAAGAACGTATGCGCATGGAGCGTGGTAATGGCTCTACTGAAGACATCACTGCCCGTATTCTGGATTTATGCTCGCCTATCGGTAAGGGTCAACGTGGTCTGATCGTCGCGCCACCAAAAGCGGGTAAAACCTTATTACTGCAAAACATTGCTCAGTCAATCACCTACAACAACCCAGAAGTCGTGTTGATGGTACTGCTGATCGATGAACGTCCTGAAGAAGTGACCGAGATGCAACGCCTAGTTCAAGGCGAAGTGATTGCATCGACCTTCGACGAACCAGCTAGCCGTCACGTACAAGTGGCTGAAATGGTCATTGAAAAAGCCAAGCGTTTAGTTGAGCACAAGAAAGACGTAGTGATTCTACTCGACTCTATCACTCGTTTGGCTCGCGCCTACAACACTGTTATCCCATCATCGGGCAAAGTGTTAACTGGTGGTGTGGATGCAAACGCCCTGCACCGTCCTAAGCGCTTCTTCGGTGCGGCTCGTAACATCGAAAACGGCGGCAGCTTAACGATTATTGCTACCGCTCTGGTTGATACTGGCTCGAAAATGGACGAAGTGATCTACGAAGAGTTCAAAGGTACAGGTAACCAAGAACTGCATCTGTCACGCAAGGCCGCTGAAAAACGCGTATTCCCTGCAATTGACTTCAACCGCAGTGGTACTCGTCGCGAAGAAAAACTGACCACGCCAGATGAACTGCAAAAGATGTGGATCCTGCGTAAGATCTTAAATCCAATGGATGAAGTCAGCGCAATGGAATTCCTGATCGATAAACTGGCTATGACTAAGACCAACGAAGAATTCTTCACCGCGATGAAACGCGCTAAGTCTTAATCCTAGGTTTAGGGTCAAATCTTTCAAAAAAGCCGCTTAATGCGGCTTTTTTATTGCGCCGAGTTTAGCTGGACAAGATTAAATCACAGAGCGATGAGCCCTCTTCACAGAGGAAATCGCGAAGGCAACCACTTATCAAGCCTCAGCGAACTCCCTCTGATTCCCACATTCAATTGTTATTTAAACTGTGTTTCAGATTTAAGGTATGTTGCTAGGGCACGACTTAAGGTTTGAGTCTGTTGCCTGAGCATTTCACGAAGCAACAGCACCACGGGCGTGACATGCTCACGCCCAGGGCACACTAAGTATAAATTGACCGATTCGCCCCGATATTCAGGCAGCAAGGGCACAAGGCGCCCAGCCATAATATCCTCCGCCAGATCTAAGCTCGACTTGAACACTAAACCCTTACCAGCCACTGCCCAGCGTCGCGCAATCTCAGCATCATTGGCGCTGCGATTACCCGTCACGCGGATTTTAAATTCCTGACCATCACGCTCAAATTGCCATTGATCATGGGTGCGGTCATCGAGTTTATAAAACAAACAATTGTGCTGTGCTAGCTGTTCTAAGGTCTCGGGGTTGCCAAACTTGGCGAGATATTCAGGTGAAGCACATAGCAATCGGTCGGCGCAGCAAATCGGAAAAGCGACCTGATTGGAGTCCTGAGGTTTACCGTAACGCACCGCGACATCAATTTTATCGTGGTAAAAGCTGCTGATGTTATCGCCCAAATGCAGCCGCACCTGTAGCTGCGGAAAATCTAACAGGAAGTCATCGAGCCAAGGGACAAATAAGTTACGCCCAAAATCGGATGAAACCGACAGGCTCAAGGTGCCAGAGATTTTACCTTTATCGCTGGCGATCGCCTGCTCCCCGAGGGCGAGATCACTCAAGGCACGGCGGCAATGGATAAGATAGCGCTCACCTTGAGCAGTTAATCTCAGGCTTCGGGTCGTACGTACAAATAGGCTAGTATCGAGTTGTTTTTCAAGCCGTTTAATCGCTGCGCTCGCCGATGCCGCCGAGAGTTCCATTTCGACCGCGGCAGCCGAAATACTGCCGCAATCGGCAACGCGAACAAATAGTGCGAGATCATTCAGCAGCATGATTTTCAAAAATCCTTTGAAAAAATTACAAAGTTTACCCCATTTATCTAGGCTTTAATATTCCACACAATAGTTGCCATTGACAAGTACAGACACCAGCCGCAAGCGAGGAATCAAGATGAAAGCCATAGGTTATCAAACCGCGGGAGCCGTCGATGCGCCCAATGCATTACAAAACATCACCTTACCTAAACCTACACCGCAAGGTTTTGACCTGTTAGTTGAGGTGAAAGCCATATCCGTTAATCCCGTCGATACCAAAATCCGCGCATCAAGCTCAGCTCCAGCAGGGGAATATAAAATCCTCGGTTGGGATGCCGTCGGAGTCGTTAAAGCCGTAGGGGATAAAGTCAGCCTGTTTAAGGTAGGTGATGAAGTCTGGTATGCCGGCGATATTAGCCGCAGCGGCAGTTATGCCGAGTATCAGTTAGTCGATGAGCGCATTGTGGGCCATAAACCGCAAACCTTAAGCAATGCCCAGGCTGCAGCCCTGCCACTAACCAGTATCACGGCTTGGGAATTACTGTTTGACCGTTTAGGCTTACCTCAGGATGGCTCTGCCACGAATGCGCGGATTTTGATTATCGGTGCCGCAGGCGGCGTAGGTTCTATCATCACTCAGCTTGCGGTCAAACTGACAGGCGCCGAGGTGATTGGCACAGCATCACGCCCCGCATCTGCCGCTTGGGTGAAAAAGTTAGGCGCGAATCAGGTTATCAATCACCAACAGCCACTCTCGCAGGAACTGGCGAAGTTGGATATTGCCGATGTCACCCATGTGATTAGCCTAACCCAAACCGATAAGCACTTTGACGAAATCGTAAAAGTCCTCAGACCCCAAGGTAAACTGGCACTCATTGACGATCCCGTCGGCCCACTGGACGTGATGAAGCTTAAACTTAAAAGCCTGTCACTACATTGGGAGCTCATGTTTACCCGCAGCCTCTTTCAAACCGAAGACATGATTGCCCAGCATCATTTGCTCAATCGTATCGCCGAGCTGATTGATGCAGGCACAGTTCAAAGTACCTTTGGCGAACACTATGGCGCCATTAATGCGCAAAACTTACTTAAAGCGCATGCGCAGATTGAGTCGGGTAAGGCCATAGGTAAAATCGTGCTCGAAGGATTTAGCCAATGAAAGTGACAGTCTTTGCGCAAATTCAAGCGCATCCAGGCCAAACTGACGCGCTGTTTAACTTGCTCAAACAGTTAGTGAGGGACACCCACACAGAGGCTGGTTGTTTTGAGTATACGCTGCATCGCTCTTTAGATAATGCAAATCATTTCTGGATGTATGAAGTGTGGCAATCTCAAGCAGCGCTGGAGGCACATATGGCAAGTCCACACTTTAGTGATTTCGTAACGGAATCAGAAGAACTCGTTAAGCAGGTTGATATTCATAAAACCTATGCCTGTTAACGACCAAAAGTAAAGCGCCTAATAAGGCGCTTTGCTTTTTGAATCAAACAGCTAACAGAAATTAAACTAAGGTCATCGCCATTTTGCGGCGCAGATAGGCTATCTGCTGCATATGAGGCAAATCCTTCGGACAGTTGTCTTGGCAGCCGAGCAAGGTCATACAACCAAACACGCCATCCTGATTACCAATCACATGGTAAAAATCTTCAGCCGTGCGCGCATCGCGGCTATCGAGTTCAAAACGGGCTATTTTCATCATCCCCACGGCCCCAACAAAGGTCTCACGCATTTGTTTAGTGGCACAGGCAGACACACAAACCCCACACTCGACGCACCGTTCTAATTCATAGAGCCGCGCCGCTTCCTCTGGCGCCATAGGCTCTTCGAGGCGATGAATACTGATATCATTCGCCTTTGGGTGTAACCACAGCTTCAAGCGCTCGGCGAGTTCGCGCATAAACTTACCCGTGTTAACCGATAAATCACCAATCAATTCAAAGCCAGGTAATGGCATTAGGGTGATTTCTCCTTGGGATATTTGGCGGTTAAGGTGCGGCAAGCTAAGGTTGGGAAACCATTGATCACCATGGCACAACTGCCGCAAATCCCCGCCCGACAGACAAAGTCAAACTGCAACGAGGTATCTTGCTCTTCTCTGAGCTTATTGAGAGCAATAAATACCGTCATGCCCGGCGTTTCGGTGAGCTGATAACGCACCATCTTCGGCTTATCGTTTGGCTCCTGCGGATCATAACGAAAAATATTAAAGGTTAACTGGCGACCTTGGCTCATTATGATTTTTCTCCTAGCACATTGGCTGATGGTCTTTGTAAGGTATCGCTTAAACGTTCATTTTTAGCTTGTAAGCTCGGCGGCAGCTCGAATGGCATCAGCGCCGCTTGGCGTTGATAACGATCGGCATCGTCACCCAGCCCAGCCAAAATATCGGCAATTTGTTGCTCGCGTTTGGCTGTATCGGGGTGTGCGATGGCATTATCGATACCATAACCCCGGTATCCCGGCGGCAGCTCCATCTTCATCACATCCAACGGCTCGTAGCTTAAAACGGGGGCCAACGCCTCGGCATCGGGCCAACTGGCGAGAGTACGGTTGAGCCAGTCTCTGTCATTACGCTGCGGATAATCCTCACGGGCGTGGGCACCACGGCTCTCGGTACGCGCTGCTGCGCCACAGGCAACGGTCAGTGCGACTTTGAGCATGCGCTTCACCCTTAGCGCTTCTACCAGCTCAGGATTGGCATGGCGTTTCTTGCACTTAATACCGAGTTTACGTGAGCGTTCAAGCAGCGCCTTTAGCTCAGTCACCGCTTTATCAAGCTCAGGGCCGTTACGGAAAATCCCCACGTAATCCATCATAATCCGCTGCATTTCGCGCTTCAGCTCAAAGGGACTTTCGTGGCCTTCGCCATCGACTAAGGTGTCGATTTCAGTCTGTACCTGTCGCATAAATTTTTCGGCAAGCTGAGTGTCGATTTCAAGGCTATTATTCTCACAAAAATCAGCCACATATTTGCCGATAATCATGCCGCCCACCACGGTTTCGGCGAGCGAGTTGCCGCCCAAGCGGTTAAAGCCATGCATATCCCAACAGGCCGCTTCACCGACGCTGAATAAGCCCTTAAGCTGCGGACTCTCGCCCGTCGCCTTAGTGCGGATCCCGCCCATCGAATAGTGCTGAGTTGGACGAACGGGGATCCAATCCTTCGCGGGATCGATACCGAGGAAGTTTTCGCAAATCTCCTGCACTTCACGCAGGTTGGTTTCGATATGCTTACGCCCAAGTAGGGTGATATCGAGCCATAAATGCGGGCCGTAGGGGCTATCAACGCCCTTACCTTTACGCATATGCTCGGTCATGCGGCGAGACACCACGTCCCGCGACGCCAGCTCTTTCTTCTCTGGCTCATAGTCCGGCATAAAACGGTAACCGTCTTTATCCCGCAGCAAGCCACCATCACCGCGGCAACCTTCTGTGGTTAAAATCCCCACGGGCACAATTGCCGTTGGGTGGAACTGTACCGCTTCCATGTTGCCAAGGGTCGCAACGCCCGTTTCGAGCGCCAGCGCCTGACCTATCCCCTCGCAGATAATTGCATTGGTTGAGACTTCATAAATCCGGCCATAACCACCGGTGGCGATGGTGGTCGATTTCGCGACGTAGGCACGCAACTCGCCCGTGATTAAACAGCGGGCAATCACCCCGTGACAGCGTTGACCGTCATGGATAATCGAGAGCGCTTCGACGCGTTCGTGGACAGGAATATCCATCGAAATCGCTTTGTTATCCATGGCATAGAGTAAGGAGTGACCCGTACCATCGGCGGTGTAGCAGGTGCGCCACTTTTTGGTACCACCAAAGTCGCGGGCATTGATCAGACCGTGGGCCTCTTCGGCTTCCTGCAAGGTGACTTTTTGTGCGTTAACAATGACGTCCCTCGGGCCTGCGGTTACACGTGTCCAAGGCACGCCCCAGTTGGCTAATTCACGCACCGCCTTAGGCGCACAATGGGCAAACATTCTGGCGACGTCTTGATCGCAGCCCCAGTCCGATCCTTTCACCGTATCTTGAAAATGCACGTCTTCATCATCACCCATGCCTTTAACTGCATTGCCAAGGCTTGCCTGCATTCCGCCCTGTGCCGCCGCAGAGTGAGAACGTTTAGCGGGGATAAGCGATAGCACTAAGGTATCTAACCCGCGCTCTTTAGAGGCAATGGCCACCCTCAGGCCAGCCAATCCGGCACCAACCACTAATGAATCGGTATAAATCAGTTTCACGCCTGCTCCTTAACGGGTACTGCTGTTATTGTTTTAGGACAACACTCTTTTGTTATATTCGCTAACTCGCGTGGGGTAAAAATGCCAATAAGGAGGCAATCCCTACAGTGACAAACGCGATACTCACAATGGTTTTAATCTTACGTAAACGGCTGCGACTATTGAGATCCCGCGCCGCCCCCACTTCAGTGCTACGCGGTAAATCCCGATGGCCGCATGTAACTCCACCGTCAGCAATAACGGTAGATACACCATCCACACGCCTTGATTCCAAATCCGCTCTGCACTGCCCTGCGGGCCTATGGTTTCTGGCGCCGAGCCGATAAGCCATAGATGCACCGGCAGCAATAACAGGATCACCACACCCGTAATGGCCTGCCAACGCCAGAGGCGAGTATCACTGTGATTAATCACTTGCATCTGTTGTTTGAGCGCTCTTTGCTGGCGCAAACTCATGGGTAACTTTTGCAGTGCCACGATCACATGCACCAATGCTAGGGCGGCAATCCCCACAGCAATACACGTCACCACCCAAGGATAGCCATGACCATCACTGGAGAGAAAACTCAGCTCCATAGTGCGAGCCACCCAGTTCATGGCATCGCCACCCAATAAAATGGACGACACCAGCACTAAGTGGGTCCACAAAAACACCGCCAGAATGACACCCGACAAACTCTGGCTTAAATCCAGCCACGCACTCCATTTTTTTATACTTA comes from the Shewanella seohaensis genome and includes:
- a CDS encoding LysR family transcriptional regulator, giving the protein MLLNDLALFVRVADCGSISAAAVEMELSAASASAAIKRLEKQLDTSLFVRTTRSLRLTAQGERYLIHCRRALSDLALGEQAIASDKGKISGTLSLSVSSDFGRNLFVPWLDDFLLDFPQLQVRLHLGDNISSFYHDKIDVAVRYGKPQDSNQVAFPICCADRLLCASPEYLAKFGNPETLEQLAQHNCLFYKLDDRTHDQWQFERDGQEFKIRVTGNRSANDAEIARRWAVAGKGLVFKSSLDLAEDIMAGRLVPLLPEYRGESVNLYLVCPGREHVTPVVLLLREMLRQQTQTLSRALATYLKSETQFK
- a CDS encoding zinc-binding alcohol dehydrogenase family protein; protein product: MKAIGYQTAGAVDAPNALQNITLPKPTPQGFDLLVEVKAISVNPVDTKIRASSSAPAGEYKILGWDAVGVVKAVGDKVSLFKVGDEVWYAGDISRSGSYAEYQLVDERIVGHKPQTLSNAQAAALPLTSITAWELLFDRLGLPQDGSATNARILIIGAAGGVGSIITQLAVKLTGAEVIGTASRPASAAWVKKLGANQVINHQQPLSQELAKLDIADVTHVISLTQTDKHFDEIVKVLRPQGKLALIDDPVGPLDVMKLKLKSLSLHWELMFTRSLFQTEDMIAQHHLLNRIAELIDAGTVQSTFGEHYGAINAQNLLKAHAQIESGKAIGKIVLEGFSQ
- the yacG gene encoding DNA gyrase inhibitor YacG, whose translation is MPLTVNCPICKTPVEWVPQSEFKPFCSERCKMIDLGDWASEKHAIPVKSEFDLDALDELGYDEESFFKE
- a CDS encoding thioredoxin family protein; the protein is MHNNVKALLATTALFFSCQVLANGGCGFEEQQQGLIATCSEEKQEVILTGVVEAQHLVKDLNEFAEGYKSYQVDTASLAPLKNITEPTEIVVIIGTWCPDCHRETPRFIRIMEEVANPNIKVTYIGVDRSKQDPEGLAAKYEFKRIPTFIVLQQGKEIGRIVERPTVSLEKDLVEILN
- a CDS encoding Ppx/GppA phosphatase family protein, translated to MPTPAYAAITLGSNSFNMLIAKTKGGQPHIIAKYKRKVRLAEGIGEDGHLTAEVMQRGLDCLAMFAQMLALHKIHPNHVAVIATATLRCIHNADEFNQKAIPLLGHPIEIISGMREAELIYQGMVATTCGQGRRLVIDIGGASTEFIIGDGHQVQFKTSLPMGSVTFNRRFFNNAPLQELDFDDAKQEVLEVLGEHRQRLKDLGWHCVVGASGAVQSVVEVLMHRKQSEIITLAVLNQLKAEILAEEHASLMGIIGLSAERAPTFAAGVAILLALFEFLGIEQLTLSGGALREGVLVMLAQRILEEAI
- the rhlB gene encoding ATP-dependent RNA helicase RhlB, translating into MSQTHLSNQKFADLPLHPEVKQALAENGFEFCTPIQALSLPVLLQSKDIAGQAQTGTGKTMAFLVATFNHLLSTPVPENRQLNQPRAIIMAPTRELAIQIAKDAILLAKHSHLKVGIVYGGESYDVQRKTLDQGVDILIGTTGRIIDYVRQGIINLGGIQAVVLDEADRMFDLGFIKDIRFLFRRMPSADQRLNMLFSATLSMKVQELAYDHMNDPVKVEIAPEEKTSKNIKEEIFYPSQEDKMRLLLTLIEEDWPEKAIVFSNTKHSCENLWSWLEGDGHRVGLLTGDVPQKKRIRILEQFTQGQLDILVATDVAARGLHISDVSHVYNYDLPDDCEDYVHRIGRTGRAGNKGVSVSFACEEYALNLPAIETYINHSIPVSNYDRDALLEDIPPPVKIHRKHPAGARNLRERSGAGRPQGAHRSGGRPPRHDRTRRQP
- the trxA gene encoding thioredoxin TrxA, giving the protein MSDKIIYLSDDSFENDVLKADLPVLVDFWAEWCGPCKMIAPILDDVAEEYAGRVTIAKLNVDQNNVSPAKYGVRGIPTLLLFKNGELAATKVGALSKTQLKEFIDAQI
- the mutT gene encoding 8-oxo-dGTP diphosphatase MutT is translated as MTKRIHVAVGIILNPNGQILLAKRPEHLHQGGKWEFPGGKVEQGETVTQALIRELKEEVALIVSASEPFMALSYDYPDKQVLLDIHTVSEFTGEAQGLEGQQIAWVNRHELSHYDFPEANKPILAKLLEQ
- the rho gene encoding transcription termination factor Rho, whose amino-acid sequence is MNLTELKDTPISDLVSLAENMKLENMARARKQDIIFSILKAHAKSGEDIFGGGVLEILQDGFGFLRSADGSYLAGPDDIYVSPSQIRRFNMRTGDTIFGKIRPPKEGERYFALLKVNEVNFDKPENSRNKILFENLTPLHAEERMRMERGNGSTEDITARILDLCSPIGKGQRGLIVAPPKAGKTLLLQNIAQSITYNNPEVVLMVLLIDERPEEVTEMQRLVQGEVIASTFDEPASRHVQVAEMVIEKAKRLVEHKKDVVILLDSITRLARAYNTVIPSSGKVLTGGVDANALHRPKRFFGAARNIENGGSLTIIATALVDTGSKMDEVIYEEFKGTGNQELHLSRKAAEKRVFPAIDFNRSGTRREEKLTTPDELQKMWILRKILNPMDEVSAMEFLIDKLAMTKTNEEFFTAMKRAKS
- a CDS encoding putative quinol monooxygenase, yielding MKVTVFAQIQAHPGQTDALFNLLKQLVRDTHTEAGCFEYTLHRSLDNANHFWMYEVWQSQAALEAHMASPHFSDFVTESEELVKQVDIHKTYAC
- the zapD gene encoding cell division protein ZapD codes for the protein MTDLVYEQPLNEKIRSYLRLEYLNKQLGNNLNHDHQHRCFYPLFSLCELSERCDYRNEVLKDIERNLLQLSKWQELDHVDSEQIEFYIQALMQAREPLQRPERCGSQLKQDRFLSALRQRFGMPGACCNFDLPQLHFWLAKPWEERQQDYQAWISHFDPLLTPITLLLQLTRSTAHFDNATAHAGFYQGDSAQALSLVRVKVDAAHGCYPTISGHRNRYAIHFVQFDQQRHSDRSIEFLLATCA